In Bacteroidia bacterium, a genomic segment contains:
- the def gene encoding peptide deformylase, translated as MKKLFLSICFLLTIYAVWGQSGEILPLSAEETALIMAGDTATPMRVFLITQYEDSLLLRSKSLPVKADPADTVLQQFIARLYRTVTDSASMGVGIAAPQVGLLRQIIWVQRFDKEGFPFEAYLNPVILQYSRLSRTGMEGCLSIPDIRDTVNRAYAILIEYDYPDGSHHIEMVEDFTGVIFQHEIDHLNGIVFTDHLKQEIKDAEEKELKKESDKE; from the coding sequence ATGAAAAAACTGTTTTTATCTATCTGCTTTTTGCTGACAATTTACGCAGTGTGGGGACAGAGCGGGGAGATTTTGCCGCTTTCTGCAGAAGAAACCGCCCTTATCATGGCAGGAGATACCGCCACGCCTATGCGCGTATTTCTGATCACCCAATATGAAGATTCGCTTCTGCTGCGGTCAAAAAGCCTTCCGGTAAAAGCGGACCCTGCCGATACCGTATTGCAGCAATTTATCGCACGCCTATATCGCACGGTGACCGACTCCGCCTCTATGGGGGTGGGCATTGCAGCCCCGCAGGTGGGTTTGCTTCGCCAGATTATATGGGTACAGCGATTTGATAAAGAAGGATTTCCTTTTGAAGCGTACCTCAATCCAGTGATTCTTCAATATTCGCGACTCAGCCGAACCGGAATGGAGGGGTGTCTTTCTATCCCCGATATCAGAGATACCGTTAATCGCGCCTACGCGATTTTGATAGAATACGACTATCCTGACGGTAGTCACCATATTGAAATGGTAGAAGATTTTACCGGCGTGATTTTTCAGCATGAAATCGATCACCTCAACGGGATCGTATTTACTGACCACCTGAAACAGGAGATCAAAGACGCAGAGGAAAAAGAATTGAAAAAAGAATCCGATAAGGAGTAA